The Streptomyces sp. NBC_01689 genome includes a window with the following:
- the galU gene encoding UTP--glucose-1-phosphate uridylyltransferase GalU, translated as MTESHPRISKAVIPAAGLGTRFLPATKATPKEMLPVVDKPAIQYVVEEAVSAGLDDVLMITGRNKRPLEDHFDRNYELESALQKKGDARRLAKVQESSDLATMHYVRQGDPKGLGHAVLCAAPHVGQEPFAVLLGDDLIDPRDPLLARMVEVQERHGGSVVALMEVEPEQIHLYGSAAVETTAESDLVKVTGLVEKPDPADAPSNYAIIGRYVLDPHIFDILRKTEPGRGGEIQLTDALQQLAADEKVGGPVHGVVFKGRRYDTGDRGDYLRAIVRLACEREDLGPDFRAWLRSYVAEEMQGS; from the coding sequence ATGACTGAGTCGCACCCCAGGATCAGCAAGGCTGTCATCCCCGCAGCGGGCCTCGGCACCCGGTTCCTGCCGGCCACGAAGGCCACTCCCAAGGAGATGCTGCCGGTCGTCGACAAGCCGGCGATCCAGTACGTGGTCGAAGAGGCCGTGTCGGCGGGTCTCGACGACGTCCTGATGATCACGGGACGCAACAAGCGCCCCCTCGAGGACCACTTCGACCGCAACTACGAACTGGAGTCGGCCCTCCAGAAGAAGGGCGACGCGCGCAGGCTCGCCAAGGTCCAGGAGTCCAGCGACCTCGCGACCATGCACTACGTGCGCCAGGGCGACCCCAAGGGCCTCGGCCACGCGGTCCTGTGCGCCGCCCCGCACGTCGGCCAGGAACCCTTCGCGGTCCTCCTCGGCGACGACCTGATCGACCCCCGGGACCCCCTGCTCGCCCGCATGGTCGAGGTCCAGGAGCGGCACGGCGGCAGCGTCGTCGCGCTCATGGAGGTCGAGCCCGAGCAGATCCACCTCTACGGCTCCGCCGCCGTGGAGACCACCGCCGAGAGCGACCTGGTCAAGGTGACCGGCCTGGTCGAGAAGCCGGACCCGGCGGACGCCCCCAGCAATTACGCGATCATCGGGCGCTACGTCCTCGACCCGCACATCTTCGACATACTGCGCAAGACCGAGCCGGGCCGCGGCGGCGAGATCCAGCTCACCGACGCCCTCCAGCAGCTCGCCGCCGACGAGAAGGTCGGCGGCCCGGTGCACGGCGTCGTCTTCAAGGGCCGGCGCTATGACACCGGGGACCGCGGCGACTATCTGCGTGCCATTGTCAGACTCGCGTGCGAACGTGAGGACCTGGGCCCGGACTTCCGTGCCTGGCTCCGCAGTTACGTAGCCGAGGAGATGCAGGGATCTTGA
- a CDS encoding MFS transporter, which produces MAAAVPSQRAARHLPQFRARGQLSAPPHGRATRRQKGTAVASTVTSRPGYGQLLRTRGAWTFLLPGFAARQPFAMLTISLVLLVQHTTGSYGAAGAVAAATGVSMALFAPFTGRLADRHGQRAVLLPGVLVHVLAALCLTALALSDAPLWALFLAAVPTGASVPQIGPMVRARWGVKLKDSPLMSTAAAFESVTDELTFVVGPLLATALCTAVHPSAGLLTEAALTLVGGLLFAAQKSTQPATAGEGHARVEHASALRVPGVRVLIVTFLGIGSVFGGMQVSLAAFSESIGEPGMNGVLYGVFAAGNMLSGVVCGAVAWKVAPRRRLVVGYAALTLTASGLWAAHSVAVLVGLGLLVGMCIAPALITGYTLVEGLVPAGARTEAFTWLTGAVALGQAAAVTVAGQLEDRLWDGAGFLVPMGGTALALITLVALRSRLAAPHAGRTVARGVGHRVPVTVD; this is translated from the coding sequence ATGGCGGCCGCGGTGCCCTCGCAGCGGGCGGCGCGGCATCTACCGCAGTTCCGCGCAAGAGGACAGCTCTCGGCGCCCCCGCACGGGCGCGCTACCAGGCGGCAGAAAGGCACGGCCGTGGCATCCACGGTCACCTCCCGCCCCGGGTACGGACAGCTGCTGCGCACCCGCGGCGCCTGGACGTTCCTGCTCCCCGGTTTCGCGGCGCGCCAGCCGTTCGCGATGCTGACCATCTCCCTCGTGCTCCTCGTCCAGCACACCACCGGCTCGTACGGAGCCGCCGGCGCCGTCGCCGCGGCCACCGGCGTCTCCATGGCGCTGTTCGCGCCCTTCACGGGCCGTCTCGCCGACCGCCACGGCCAGCGGGCCGTCCTGCTGCCCGGCGTCCTGGTGCACGTCCTGGCCGCCCTCTGCCTGACCGCCCTGGCCCTGTCGGACGCCCCCCTGTGGGCCCTCTTCCTCGCCGCCGTGCCGACCGGCGCCTCGGTACCCCAGATCGGGCCGATGGTGCGTGCCCGCTGGGGTGTGAAGCTCAAGGACTCACCCCTGATGAGCACCGCCGCGGCCTTCGAGTCCGTCACGGACGAGCTGACCTTCGTCGTGGGCCCGCTCCTCGCGACCGCCCTGTGCACCGCCGTCCACCCCTCGGCGGGCCTGCTGACGGAAGCCGCGCTGACCCTGGTCGGCGGCCTTCTCTTCGCCGCGCAGAAGAGCACCCAGCCCGCCACCGCCGGCGAGGGGCACGCGCGCGTGGAGCACGCCTCCGCGCTCCGCGTCCCCGGGGTGCGCGTCCTGATCGTGACCTTCCTGGGCATCGGCTCCGTCTTCGGCGGCATGCAGGTCTCCCTCGCCGCGTTCAGCGAGTCCATCGGCGAGCCCGGCATGAACGGCGTCCTGTACGGCGTCTTCGCCGCCGGCAACATGCTGTCCGGTGTCGTCTGCGGCGCCGTGGCGTGGAAGGTCGCGCCGCGTCGCCGCCTGGTCGTCGGGTACGCCGCCCTGACGCTCACCGCCTCCGGACTGTGGGCCGCCCACTCCGTGGCCGTGCTCGTCGGCCTCGGCCTCCTGGTCGGCATGTGCATCGCCCCGGCCCTGATCACCGGCTACACGCTGGTCGAGGGACTGGTGCCGGCCGGCGCCCGCACCGAGGCCTTCACCTGGCTGACCGGCGCCGTCGCGCTCGGCCAGGCCGCGGCCGTCACGGTGGCCGGACAACTGGAGGACCGCCTGTGGGACGGCGCCGGATTCCTGGTGCCGATGGGCGGTACCGCCCTGGCGCTGATCACCCTGGTGGCCCTGCGTTCACGGCTCGCCGCACCCCACGCCGGCCGCACCGTCGCACGTGGCGTCGGTCACCGAGTGCCGGTGACAGTGGACTGA
- a CDS encoding 5-formyltetrahydrofolate cyclo-ligase, which yields MNHVGREAEPDKRMLRQGFLAVRSRLTAGDLRETAEALAVRALELPELARARTVAAYVSVGSEPGTLALLDALHARGVRVLLPVLMADDDLDWGAYAGGGSLTRVRHGGRMALLEPAGERLGPGAVLAADTVLLPGLAVDRHGLRLGRGGGSYDRVLARLERAGSDPALVVLLYDTEVVDDVPREPHDRPVHAVVTPSGVRRFR from the coding sequence ATGAACCACGTCGGACGTGAGGCAGAGCCTGACAAGCGAATGTTGCGTCAGGGATTCCTCGCGGTGAGAAGCAGGTTGACAGCCGGTGACCTGCGGGAGACGGCCGAAGCGCTGGCCGTGCGCGCGCTGGAGCTTCCCGAGTTGGCGCGGGCGCGCACCGTCGCGGCGTACGTCTCCGTGGGGAGCGAGCCGGGCACCCTCGCGCTCCTGGACGCGCTGCACGCCCGGGGCGTACGCGTCCTGTTGCCGGTCCTCATGGCCGACGACGACCTGGACTGGGGCGCGTACGCGGGCGGGGGCTCGCTGACCCGTGTCCGACACGGCGGGCGGATGGCCCTCTTGGAGCCCGCTGGTGAACGCCTGGGCCCCGGGGCCGTACTGGCGGCCGACACCGTCCTGCTGCCCGGCCTCGCGGTGGACCGGCACGGACTGCGGCTGGGGCGCGGGGGCGGCTCCTACGACCGCGTACTGGCCCGCCTGGAGCGCGCGGGATCGGATCCGGCCCTGGTGGTGCTCCTGTACGACACCGAGGTCGTGGACGACGTGCCGCGCGAGCCGCACGACCGTCCGGTGCACGCGGTGGTGACGCCTTCGGGGGTACGCCGCTTCCGATGA
- a CDS encoding potassium/proton antiporter yields the protein MPGSARRERPLTVHHLNQLLLVCSLVLLVAVAAVRISSRSGLPSLLVYLGIGMAMGQDGVGDIHFSNAEMTQVIGYAALVVILAEGGLGTKWKEIKPVLPAAASLAVAGVAASVGVTAAAAHVLIDLEWRQALIIGAVVSSTDAAAVFSVLRKVPLPSRVTAVLEAESGFNDAPVVILVVAFSTAGPVEHWYVLVGEIALELAIGAAMGLAVGWLGSWGLRHVALPASGLYPIAVMAIAVTAYAAGALAHGSGFLAVYLAAMLLGNARLPHWPATRGFAEGLGWIAQIGMFVLLGLLVTPHEMGDDIWPALVIGLALTVVARPLSVFTALLPFRVPWQEQTLMSWAGLRGAVPIILATIPMVSGIEESRRIFNIVFVLVVVYTLVQGPTLPWLARTLRLGESTGPADLGIESAPLERLRGHLLSVAIPKGSRMHGVEVAELRMPPGAAVTLVVRDGTSFVPLPTTVLRRGDELLVVATDPVRDAAERRLRAVGQGGKLADWLGPLGGGSGR from the coding sequence GTGCCCGGATCGGCGAGAAGGGAACGGCCGCTGACTGTCCACCACCTCAACCAGCTCCTGCTCGTCTGCTCGCTCGTCCTGCTCGTCGCGGTGGCGGCGGTTCGGATCTCCTCCCGCAGCGGGCTCCCCAGCCTGCTCGTCTACCTCGGCATCGGCATGGCCATGGGCCAGGACGGCGTCGGCGACATCCACTTCAGCAACGCCGAGATGACCCAGGTCATCGGATACGCGGCCCTCGTCGTGATCCTGGCCGAGGGCGGCCTCGGCACGAAGTGGAAGGAGATCAAGCCGGTCCTTCCGGCCGCCGCCTCGCTTGCGGTGGCCGGTGTGGCGGCGAGCGTGGGGGTCACGGCCGCCGCCGCCCACGTCCTGATCGACCTGGAGTGGCGGCAGGCGCTCATCATCGGCGCGGTGGTCTCCTCTACGGACGCCGCGGCGGTCTTCTCGGTGCTCCGCAAGGTCCCCCTCCCCTCCCGCGTGACGGCCGTCCTGGAGGCCGAGTCGGGCTTCAACGACGCCCCGGTGGTCATCCTCGTCGTCGCGTTCAGCACGGCGGGCCCCGTGGAGCACTGGTACGTGCTGGTGGGAGAGATAGCCCTGGAGCTGGCGATCGGCGCGGCCATGGGGCTCGCGGTCGGCTGGCTCGGCTCCTGGGGGCTGCGGCACGTCGCGCTGCCCGCCTCCGGCCTCTACCCGATCGCGGTGATGGCGATCGCCGTCACCGCCTACGCGGCCGGCGCCCTCGCGCACGGCAGCGGCTTCCTGGCCGTCTATCTCGCCGCGATGCTGCTCGGCAACGCCAGGCTGCCGCACTGGCCCGCCACCCGGGGCTTCGCCGAGGGACTCGGCTGGATCGCCCAGATCGGCATGTTCGTCCTGCTCGGCCTGCTCGTCACACCGCACGAGATGGGCGACGACATCTGGCCCGCGCTCGTCATCGGCCTCGCGCTGACCGTGGTGGCCCGGCCGCTGAGCGTCTTCACCGCCCTGCTGCCCTTCCGCGTCCCCTGGCAGGAACAGACCCTCATGTCCTGGGCGGGCCTGCGCGGCGCCGTGCCCATCATCCTGGCGACCATCCCGATGGTCAGCGGCATCGAGGAGAGCCGCCGGATCTTCAACATCGTCTTCGTCCTGGTCGTCGTCTACACCCTCGTCCAGGGGCCCACCCTGCCCTGGCTGGCCCGCACCCTGCGGCTGGGCGAGTCCACCGGCCCCGCCGACCTCGGCATCGAATCAGCGCCCCTGGAACGGCTGCGCGGGCACCTGCTGTCCGTGGCGATCCCCAAGGGGTCACGCATGCACGGCGTCGAGGTCGCCGAGCTGCGCATGCCCCCGGGCGCCGCCGTCACCCTCGTCGTGCGCGACGGGACCTCCTTCGTACCGCTGCCCACGACGGTGCTGCGACGCGGTGACGAACTGCTGGTCGTGGCCACCGACCCGGTCCGCGACGCCGCCGAGCGACGGCTGCGCGCGGTGGGCCAGGGCGGCAAGCTCGCGGACTGGCTGGGCCCCCTGGGCGGCGGCAGCGGACGCTGA
- a CDS encoding S-methyl-5'-thioadenosine phosphorylase, protein MANTENPLTPAGKQPPAAEIGVIGGSGFYSFLDDVTEIQVDTPYGPPSDSLFLGEIAGRRVAFLPRHGRGHHLPPHRINYRANLWALRSVGARQILGPCAVGGLRPEYGPGTLLVPDQLVDRTKARAQTYFDGLPLPDGAVPNVVHVSLADPYCPVGRKAALEAARGRDWEPVDGGTLVVVEGPRFSTRAESLWHQAQGWSVVGMTGHPEAALARELELCYTSLTLVTDLDAGAEAGEGVSHDDVLKVFAANVDRLRGVLFDVVAALPGNGTRDCLCTTAMGGMDPGFELP, encoded by the coding sequence ATGGCGAACACGGAGAACCCACTGACCCCGGCCGGGAAGCAGCCGCCCGCCGCGGAGATCGGCGTCATCGGCGGCTCGGGCTTCTACTCCTTCCTCGACGACGTGACCGAGATACAGGTGGACACCCCCTACGGGCCGCCCAGCGACTCCCTGTTCCTCGGCGAGATCGCCGGACGACGGGTCGCGTTCCTGCCGCGCCACGGCCGCGGCCACCACCTGCCGCCGCACCGCATCAACTACCGGGCCAACCTCTGGGCACTGCGCTCCGTCGGCGCCCGGCAGATCCTCGGGCCCTGCGCGGTGGGCGGTCTGCGCCCCGAGTACGGGCCGGGAACCCTGCTCGTGCCGGATCAGCTGGTCGACCGGACGAAGGCGCGGGCACAGACGTACTTCGACGGACTGCCTCTCCCGGACGGCGCCGTGCCGAACGTGGTGCACGTGTCCCTGGCCGACCCCTACTGTCCCGTCGGCCGCAAGGCCGCTCTGGAGGCGGCGCGCGGCCGGGACTGGGAGCCGGTGGACGGCGGCACGCTCGTGGTGGTCGAGGGTCCCCGGTTCTCCACCCGTGCGGAGTCGCTGTGGCATCAGGCGCAGGGCTGGTCCGTGGTCGGCATGACCGGCCATCCCGAGGCGGCGCTCGCCCGTGAACTCGAGCTCTGCTACACGTCGTTGACCCTGGTCACCGATCTCGACGCGGGCGCGGAGGCCGGCGAGGGCGTCTCGCACGACGATGTCCTCAAGGTGTTCGCGGCCAACGTGGACCGGCTGCGGGGCGTGCTGTTCGACGTGGTCGCGGCGCTGCCGGGGAACGGCACGCGGGACTGCCTGTGCACGACGGCCATGGGGGGCATGGACCCGGGGTTCGAACTGCCCTGA
- a CDS encoding low temperature requirement protein A yields the protein MTSSSASESAPPPDRSRPGPLRRMTARGRDEAHRVATPLELFFDLCFVVAIAQAGAELMHFMAEGHAGEGILNYVMIFFAIWWAWMNFTWFASAYDNDDALFRVVTLVQIAGVLVLAAGVSRAFENHVFLAVWLGYVIMRLALITQWLRAARSAEGAERTMALRYAVGVLLCQVGWLGLLVLPESGRAWVFLVMAPLEMCVPLFAERNYVTSWHAHHISERFGLFTIIVLGESVSAATVAVKTGVDEHDALGHLLPIAVGGLLIVFAAWWIYFAVPIHGFLRSNRQSFLWGYGHYLIFSSAAAIGAGLEVAVEQAVGKAHISALAASAAVTLPTALYLLTVWILHARHFKVGITQQLVLPVTALLVILCTFLGEWAVLVAGILAALAVAFGVILTTRGSAPRGRGTAAAV from the coding sequence ATGACGTCCAGTTCCGCTTCCGAATCCGCCCCGCCGCCGGACAGGTCCCGGCCGGGACCCCTGCGCAGGATGACCGCCCGGGGGCGGGACGAGGCGCACCGGGTCGCGACGCCGCTCGAGCTCTTCTTCGACCTGTGCTTCGTCGTGGCGATCGCCCAGGCGGGCGCCGAACTGATGCACTTCATGGCCGAGGGCCACGCGGGCGAGGGCATCCTCAACTACGTGATGATCTTCTTCGCCATCTGGTGGGCGTGGATGAACTTCACCTGGTTCGCCTCGGCGTACGACAACGACGACGCGCTCTTCCGGGTGGTCACGCTGGTACAGATCGCCGGTGTGCTGGTACTCGCCGCCGGGGTGTCGCGGGCGTTCGAGAACCATGTCTTCCTGGCCGTCTGGCTCGGCTACGTGATCATGCGGCTCGCGCTGATCACCCAGTGGCTGCGGGCGGCGCGCTCCGCGGAGGGTGCCGAGCGGACGATGGCGCTGCGGTACGCGGTCGGCGTGCTGCTGTGCCAGGTCGGCTGGCTCGGGCTGCTGGTCCTGCCGGAGTCCGGGCGCGCCTGGGTCTTCCTGGTGATGGCACCCCTGGAGATGTGCGTCCCGCTCTTCGCGGAGCGGAACTACGTCACCTCGTGGCACGCGCACCACATCTCCGAGCGCTTCGGACTGTTCACGATCATCGTGCTCGGCGAGTCGGTCTCGGCCGCCACGGTCGCCGTGAAGACGGGTGTGGACGAGCACGACGCGCTGGGCCATCTGCTGCCGATCGCCGTGGGCGGGCTGTTGATCGTCTTCGCCGCCTGGTGGATCTACTTCGCGGTGCCGATCCACGGCTTCCTGCGGTCCAACAGACAGTCGTTCCTGTGGGGATACGGCCACTACCTGATCTTCTCGTCGGCGGCCGCGATCGGCGCGGGTCTGGAGGTCGCGGTCGAGCAGGCGGTCGGCAAGGCACACATCTCGGCACTCGCCGCCTCCGCCGCCGTGACGCTTCCGACGGCGCTGTACCTCCTCACGGTGTGGATCCTGCACGCACGTCACTTCAAGGTGGGCATCACTCAGCAACTGGTGCTGCCGGTCACCGCGTTGCTGGTGATCCTCTGCACCTTCCTGGGCGAGTGGGCGGTGCTCGTGGCGGGAATCCTGGCGGCCCTGGCGGTGGCGTTCGGAGTGATCCTGACGACTCGCGGGAGCGCGCCGCGGGGGCGGGGGACGGCGGCGGCCGTATAG
- a CDS encoding penicillin acylase family protein, with amino-acid sequence MPPNTTASSGQKPGKSGRKKGRRARLILIVLVLALIGGVAYGGYWGVSTVRASFPQTKGSLTLEGLSGPVDVKRDGYGIPQIYASSDADLFMAQGYVQAQDRFYEMDVRRHMTSGRLSEMFGKGQVKNDEFLRTLGWNRVAQREYDAKLSASTKKYLQAYAKGVNAYLKGKDGKDISLEYAALGLTNDYKPEQWTPVDSVAWLKAMAWDLRGNMQEEIDRSLMTSRLGPKQIADLYPEYPYDRNKAITQEGAYDSVTQSYVQKGAQTSGSTGGSGAGTGLAGNTTAPDGLQSQLSKLYDVLDDVPTAVGVNGNGIGSNSWVVAGDRTITGKPLLANDPHLSASLPSVWYQMGLHCTAVSSKCQYDVSGYTFAGMPGVIIGHNQNIAWGMTNSGVDVTDLYLEKITGAGYQFDGKVLPFTTRKETIKIAGGGSKTIVVRTTNNGPLLSDRDDELVKVGKKATVDAAAPDRGDGYAIALRWTALDPGTSMDAVFRLDKASGWDEFRKAAESFEVPSQNLVYADGKGAKGHIGYQLPGKIPTRAKGDDGSLPSPGWDSKYRWTGYIKQSELPYEFDPGRGYIVTANQAVVDKDKYPYTLTTDWGYGARSQRITDLIKTKTDGGGKMSTDDMRQMQLDNSSEIAKLIVPKLLKLDIADKNVRQAQKLLEGWDYTQDADSAAAAYFNAVWRNILKLAFGNKLPKELRVKGQCLYVDPVDTTGPADDDRKVVECGQRDADQAQPDGGDRWFEVVRNIIDDEHNDWWKAPKTRLDKAIDTRDGLFARAMKDARWELTAKLGKDLDSWSWGRLHRLFLKNQTLGTEGPSFLKYMLNRGPWKLSGGEATVNATGWNAAGGYGVVWVPSMRMVVNLDDLDKSKWINLSGASGHAYSAHYTDQTDKWAKGELLPWAFSAKAVDESTSDTLVLKP; translated from the coding sequence ATGCCCCCGAACACCACCGCCTCTTCCGGCCAAAAGCCCGGCAAGTCCGGCAGGAAGAAGGGGCGCCGCGCCCGTCTGATCCTGATCGTCCTGGTTCTGGCCCTGATCGGGGGCGTGGCCTACGGGGGGTACTGGGGAGTCAGCACCGTCCGGGCCTCCTTCCCGCAGACCAAGGGCTCGCTCACGCTCGAAGGGCTCTCCGGGCCCGTCGACGTGAAGCGGGACGGCTACGGGATCCCGCAGATCTACGCGTCCTCCGACGCGGACCTGTTCATGGCCCAGGGCTACGTCCAGGCGCAGGACCGGTTCTACGAGATGGACGTGCGCCGGCACATGACCTCGGGCCGGCTGTCCGAGATGTTCGGCAAGGGCCAGGTCAAGAACGACGAGTTCCTGCGCACCCTGGGCTGGAACCGGGTCGCCCAGCGGGAGTACGACGCCAAGCTGTCGGCCTCCACGAAGAAGTACCTGCAGGCGTACGCCAAGGGAGTCAACGCCTACCTGAAGGGCAAGGACGGCAAGGACATCTCCCTGGAGTACGCGGCCCTCGGTCTCACCAACGACTACAAGCCCGAGCAGTGGACCCCGGTCGACTCGGTGGCCTGGCTCAAGGCAATGGCCTGGGACCTGCGCGGCAACATGCAGGAGGAGATCGACCGCTCCCTGATGACCAGCCGTCTGGGCCCGAAGCAGATCGCCGACCTGTACCCGGAGTACCCGTACGACCGGAACAAGGCGATCACGCAGGAGGGCGCGTACGACAGCGTCACGCAGTCGTACGTCCAGAAGGGGGCGCAGACCTCCGGGAGCACCGGGGGGTCGGGCGCGGGCACCGGACTGGCCGGGAACACGACGGCGCCGGACGGGCTGCAGAGCCAGCTCTCCAAGCTCTACGACGTCCTCGACGACGTGCCCACGGCCGTCGGCGTCAACGGCAACGGCATCGGCTCCAACTCGTGGGTCGTGGCGGGCGACCGCACCATCACGGGCAAGCCGCTGCTCGCCAACGACCCGCACCTGTCGGCCTCGCTGCCCTCGGTCTGGTACCAGATGGGCCTGCACTGCACCGCGGTCTCCAGCAAGTGCCAGTACGACGTCTCGGGGTACACCTTCGCCGGTATGCCCGGCGTGATAATCGGCCACAACCAGAACATCGCCTGGGGCATGACCAACTCCGGGGTCGACGTCACGGACCTGTACCTGGAGAAGATCACCGGCGCCGGCTACCAGTTCGACGGCAAGGTGCTGCCCTTCACCACCCGCAAGGAGACGATCAAGATCGCGGGCGGTGGCAGCAAGACGATCGTCGTGCGCACCACCAACAACGGGCCGCTGCTGTCCGACCGCGACGACGAACTGGTCAAGGTCGGCAAGAAGGCGACCGTCGACGCGGCGGCCCCCGACCGCGGCGACGGCTACGCGATCGCGCTGCGCTGGACCGCTCTGGACCCGGGCACCTCCATGGACGCCGTCTTCCGGCTCGACAAGGCGTCGGGCTGGGACGAGTTCCGCAAGGCGGCCGAGTCCTTCGAGGTCCCCTCGCAGAACCTGGTCTACGCCGACGGCAAGGGCGCCAAGGGCCACATCGGCTACCAGCTGCCGGGCAAGATCCCGACCCGCGCCAAGGGCGACGACGGTTCGCTGCCCTCGCCCGGCTGGGACTCCAAGTACCGGTGGACCGGCTACATCAAGCAGTCCGAACTGCCCTACGAGTTCGACCCGGGGCGCGGCTACATCGTCACCGCCAACCAGGCCGTCGTCGACAAGGACAAGTACCCCTACACGCTCACCACGGACTGGGGCTACGGCGCGCGCAGCCAGCGGATCACCGATCTGATCAAGACGAAGACCGACGGCGGCGGCAAGATGTCGACCGACGACATGCGGCAGATGCAGCTGGACAACAGCAGCGAGATCGCGAAGCTGATCGTGCCGAAGCTGCTCAAGCTGGACATCGCCGACAAGAACGTCCGCCAGGCGCAGAAGCTCCTGGAGGGCTGGGACTACACCCAGGACGCGGACTCCGCGGCGGCCGCGTACTTCAACGCGGTCTGGCGCAACATCCTCAAGCTCGCCTTCGGCAACAAGCTGCCCAAGGAGCTGCGGGTCAAGGGCCAGTGCCTGTACGTCGACCCGGTCGACACCACGGGTCCCGCGGACGACGACCGCAAGGTCGTCGAGTGCGGTCAGCGCGACGCCGACCAGGCGCAGCCGGACGGCGGCGACCGCTGGTTCGAGGTGGTCCGCAACATCATCGACGACGAGCACAACGACTGGTGGAAGGCGCCCAAGACGCGTCTCGACAAGGCGATCGACACCCGCGACGGGCTCTTCGCGCGGGCCATGAAGGACGCCCGGTGGGAGCTGACCGCCAAGCTCGGCAAGGACCTCGACAGCTGGAGCTGGGGCCGGCTGCACCGCCTGTTCCTGAAGAACCAGACCCTGGGCACCGAGGGCCCGTCCTTCCTGAAGTACATGCTCAACCGCGGCCCCTGGAAGCTCAGCGGCGGCGAGGCGACGGTCAACGCGACCGGCTGGAACGCCGCGGGCGGCTACGGAGTGGTCTGGGTGCCGTCCATGCGGATGGTGGTCAACCTCGACGACCTCGACAAGTCGAAGTGGATCAACCTCTCCGGAGCGTCCGGGCACGCCTACAGCGCCCACTACACCGACCAGACGGACAAGTGGGCGAAGGGCGAGCTGCTGCCCTGGGCCTTCTCGGCCAAGGCGGTCGACGAGAGCACGAGCGACACCCTGGTGCTCAAGCCATGA
- the mscL gene encoding large conductance mechanosensitive channel protein MscL yields the protein MSEKQQPGVWEGFKAFLMRGNVIDLAVAVVIGAAFTNIVNSVVKGIINPLVGAIGTKNLDSYSYCLKKPCQGTGDTATGVRILWGSVLGATLSFVITAAVVYFLMVLPMSKFLARQAARQKAKEGTQEIIEVSELEVLKEIRDALLAQRGSGQRPD from the coding sequence GTGAGCGAGAAGCAGCAACCCGGCGTCTGGGAAGGCTTCAAGGCCTTCCTCATGCGGGGCAATGTCATCGATCTGGCCGTCGCGGTGGTCATCGGAGCGGCCTTCACCAATATCGTCAACTCGGTGGTGAAGGGCATCATCAACCCGCTGGTCGGTGCGATCGGCACGAAGAACCTGGACAGTTACAGCTACTGTCTGAAGAAGCCGTGCCAGGGCACCGGGGACACCGCCACGGGCGTCCGCATCCTGTGGGGCTCGGTGCTGGGCGCCACGCTCAGCTTCGTGATCACCGCGGCAGTCGTCTACTTCCTGATGGTCCTGCCGATGTCGAAGTTCCTCGCCCGGCAGGCGGCCCGCCAGAAGGCGAAGGAGGGCACGCAGGAGATCATCGAGGTGTCCGAGCTGGAGGTGCTCAAGGAGATCCGCGACGCCCTGCTGGCTCAGCGCGGTTCGGGGCAGCGGCCCGACTAG
- a CDS encoding FmdB family zinc ribbon protein, protein MPTYQYQCTECGEGLEAVQKFTDDALTECPNCGGRLKKVFSAVGIVFKGSGFYRNDSRGSSSTSSPASKPSTTSASSASSSSSTSSSSSESKSSSGGSSSGSGSSSSSAA, encoded by the coding sequence GTGCCGACCTACCAGTACCAGTGCACCGAGTGCGGCGAGGGCCTCGAGGCGGTGCAGAAGTTCACCGACGATGCCCTGACCGAGTGCCCCAACTGCGGTGGCCGCCTGAAGAAGGTGTTCTCGGCCGTCGGCATTGTCTTCAAGGGCTCCGGCTTCTACCGCAATGACAGCCGTGGCTCCTCGTCGACCAGCTCGCCGGCGTCCAAGCCGTCGACGACCTCGGCGTCGTCCGCTTCTTCTTCGTCGTCGACGTCCTCGTCGTCCTCGGAGTCGAAGTCGTCGAGCGGCGGCTCGTCGTCGGGCAGCGGTTCGTCCAGCAGCTCCGCCGCGTAG